From a region of the Leptospira montravelensis genome:
- a CDS encoding shikimate dehydrogenase family protein, with product MYSKHTEIFGILGYPLGHTLSPWIHNTLFQLSGYDGVYLVFENKHWNEIGLRPLIDLGVRGVSVTIPFKEWAYSQANIVCKASQTMGSSNTLLFREGIEAVNTDGTGAVTSILKCDPKLLDPHIEKQILVLGSGGSAKGIIFSIAETLHKNAKKGKIQRKVKILARNESATKEILNSLGNPEWIGVTTKENSMEEAENYDLVIHTTPVGMKGFEGEPLLNSDFFTKKHTLFDIVYNPLETELVKQAKKKKAEIIPGYHMLLFQGIRQFELFTNIQTKQKWIRKVESLLLKQLKNRN from the coding sequence TTGTATTCAAAACACACTGAGATATTTGGCATCTTGGGATATCCCTTGGGCCACACCCTTTCCCCTTGGATTCATAATACCCTTTTTCAACTCTCTGGATATGATGGAGTGTATTTGGTTTTTGAAAACAAACATTGGAACGAGATAGGTCTTCGTCCCTTAATTGACTTAGGCGTACGGGGAGTATCAGTGACCATACCTTTTAAGGAATGGGCGTATTCACAAGCGAACATTGTTTGTAAGGCTTCCCAAACGATGGGTTCATCCAATACATTACTTTTCCGGGAAGGGATTGAAGCTGTGAATACAGATGGAACGGGTGCCGTTACCTCTATTTTAAAATGCGATCCCAAACTTTTAGATCCGCATATAGAAAAACAAATTTTGGTCCTAGGTAGTGGGGGTAGTGCCAAAGGAATCATATTTTCCATCGCAGAAACTCTCCATAAAAATGCGAAGAAAGGAAAAATCCAGAGAAAGGTTAAGATCCTTGCAAGAAATGAATCTGCAACCAAAGAGATTCTCAATTCTTTAGGAAATCCAGAATGGATTGGTGTTACGACCAAAGAAAACTCTATGGAAGAAGCAGAAAACTATGATCTTGTCATCCATACAACTCCCGTTGGTATGAAAGGATTTGAAGGGGAACCACTTCTAAACTCCGACTTTTTTACCAAAAAACATACGTTATTCGATATTGTTTATAATCCCTTAGAAACAGAATTAGTAAAACAAGCAAAGAAAAAAAAAGCTGAGATCATTCCTGGATACCACATGTTACTTTTCCAAGGGATTCGACAATTTGAACTATTTACAAATATTCAAACAAAACAGAAATGGATTAGGAAGGTAGAATCACTCCTTCTCAAACAATTAAAA